The following proteins are encoded in a genomic region of Solea senegalensis isolate Sse05_10M linkage group LG5, IFAPA_SoseM_1, whole genome shotgun sequence:
- the cds2 gene encoding phosphatidate cytidylyltransferase 2 codes for MTELRHRGATGSDPALQPPSEDKGSDSEAKVDKDGLSDSEAKVDSGVPEVPVPPDDTPEVLNKALSGLSSRWKNWWVRGILTLAMISFFFFIIYLGPMVLMMIVLCVQIKCFQEIITIGYSVYHSYHLPWFRTLSWYFLLCVNYFFYGETVTDYFFTLVQREEPLRILSKYHRFISFALYLTGFCMFVLSLVKKHYRLQFYMFGWTHVTLLIVVTQSHLIIHNLFEGMIWFIVPISCVICNDIMAYMFGFFFGRTPLIKLSPKKTWEGFIGGLFATIVFGIMLSYVMAGYRYFVCPVEFNNDSNSFQVDCEPSDLFQLQDYALPSVLESVTGWTTVRLYPFQIHSIALSSFASIVGPFGGFFASGFKRAFKIKDFANTIPGHGGIMDRFDCQYLMATFVNVYIASFIRGPNPSKVIQQLLALRPDQQLHIFNSLKAHLIEKGLLPALEEAAA; via the exons ATGACAGAGCTGAGGCACCGCGGAGCTACAGGCAGTGACCCAGCCTTACAACCGCCGTCTGAGGACAAG gGTTCAGACAGTGAGGCGAAAGTGGACAAAGATGGATTGTCGGACAGTGAGGCCAAGGTGGACTCGGGGGTCCCAGAGGTGCCCGTCCCTCCTGATGACACCCCTGAGGTTCTAAACAAGGCCTTGTCTGGACTCTCCTCAAG ATGGAAGAACTGGTGGGTACGAGGAATCCTCACACTGGCCATgatctccttctttttcttcatcatctACTTGGGCCCCATGGTGCTTATGATGATT GTCCTCTGTGTGCAGATTAAGTGCTTCCAAGAAATCATTACCATCGGCTACAGTGTTTACCACTCCTACCACCTTCCCTGGTTCAGGACGTTGAGCTG GTACTTCCTGCTGTGTGTCAACTACTTCTTCTATGGCGAGACTGTGACAGATTACTTCTTTACCCTGGTGCAAAGGGAGGAACCACTTCGTATCCTAAGCAAATACCACCGTTTCATCTCCTTTGCCCTCTACCTCACAG GTTTCTGCATGTTTGTGCTGAGTTTGGTGAAGAAACACTACCGTCTTCAGTTCTACATG TTTGGATGGACTCACGTGACTTTGCTGATTGTGGTGACTCAGTCTCACCTCATCATTCATAACCTGTTTGAGGGCATGATCTG GTTCATCGTCCCCATTTCCTGTGTGATCTGTAATGACATCATGGCCTACATGTTTGGCTTCTTCTTTGGCCGCACTCCTCTGATCAAG CTGTCGCCTAAGAAGACATGGGAGGGATTCATTGGAGGATTATTCGCTACTATTGTGTTTGGCATCATG CTCTCCTATGTGATGGCCGGCTATCGCTACTTCGTGTGTCCTGTGGAGTTCAACAATGACTCCAACAGTTTCCAGGTGGACTGTGAGCCCTCTGACCTTTTCCAGCTCCAAGACTACGCCCTGCCCAGTGTCCTGGAGTCTGTCACTGGATGG ACGACGGTGCGTCTCTACCCATTCCAAATCCACAGCATTGCGCTCTCTTCCTTTGCCTCCATCGTCGGTCCCTTTGGCGGCTTCTTTGCCAGCGGCTTCAAGAGAGCCTTCAAGATCAAG GATTTTGCCAACACTATCCCGGGTCACGGTGGCATCATGGACAGGTTTGACTGCCAGTACCTCATGGCCACATTTGTTAATGTCTACATCGCGAGCTTCATCAG gGGCCCCAACCCCAGCAAGGTCATCCAGCAGCTGCTGGCCCTGCGTCCAGATCAGCAGCTTCACATATTCAACTCCCTGAAGGCTCACCTCATAGAAAAGGGCCTCCTGCCGGCGCTGGAGGAGGCCGCCGCCTAG